A stretch of Gallus gallus isolate bGalGal1 chromosome 2, bGalGal1.mat.broiler.GRCg7b, whole genome shotgun sequence DNA encodes these proteins:
- the RNF19A gene encoding E3 ubiquitin-protein ligase RNF19A: MRFNPLLMSDLDMSLHRQMGSDRDLQSSASSVSLPSVKKAPKKRRISLGSLFRRKKDTKRKSRDLNGGVDGIASIESIHSEMCTDKNSIFSTCTSSDNGTTSSSKPSGDFMECPLCLLRHSKDRFPEIMTCHHRSCVDCLRQYLRIEISESRVNISCPECSERFNPHDIRLILNDDILMEKYEEFMLRRWLVADPDCRWCPAPDCGYAVIAFGCASCPKLTCGREGCGTEFCYHCKQIWHPNQTCDAARQERAQSLRLRTIRSSSISYSQESGAAADDIKPCPRCAAYIIKMNDGSCNHMTCAVCGCEFCWLCMKEISDLHYLSPSGCTFWGKKPWSRKKKILWQLGTLVGAPVGIALIAGIAIPAMIIGIPVYVGRKIHNRYEGKDISKHKRNLAIAGGVTLSVIVSPVVAAVTVGIGVPIMLAYVYGVVPISLCRSGGCGVSAGNGKGVRIEFDDENDINVGGTNAAVDTTSVAEARHNPSIGEGSVGGLTGSLSASGSHMDRIGAIRDNLSETASTMALAGASITGSLSGSAMVNCFNRLEVQADVQKERYSLSGESGTVSLGTVSDNASTKAMAGSILNSYIPLDREGNSMEVQVDIESKPAKFRHNSGSSSVDDGSAAGRSNAACSSACVPESKSGATKWSKETTAGKKCKGKLRKKSSMKINETREDMDAQLLEQQSTNSSEFDSPSLSDSIPSVADSHSSHFSEFSCSDMESMKTSCSHGSSDYHTRFTTVSVLPEVENDRLENSPQASGIPMPVPAAPGTDVQQLSYIAEESINNGSSTDVGLGVDETLKEANNNHSQRAAELSAAIQTEI, from the exons ATGAGATTTAACCCACTTCTGATGAGTGATCTAGACATGAGTTTACATCGGCAAATGGGCTCCGATCGGGACCTGCAGTCTTCAGCTTCCTCTGTGAGTTTGCCTTCAGTCAAAAAGGcaccaaagaaaagaagaatttccTTGGGCTCTCTTTTTcggagaaaaaaagacacaaaacgCAAGTCTAGGGATCTGAATGGAGGTGTCGATGGAATTGCAAGTATTGAAAGCATTCATTCAGAAATGTGTACAGACAAGAACTCTATTTTCTCCACGTGTACCTCTTCCGACAATGGAACAACCTCTAGCAGCAAGCCAAGCGGAGACTTCATGGAATGCCCCTTGTGCCTTTTGCGGCACTCCAAGGACAGGTTCCCGGAGATAATGACATGTCACCATAGATCTTGCGTGGATTGCTTGCGTCAGTATCTCCGGATAGAAATCTCTGAAAGCAGAGTTAACATCAGCTGTCCAGAATGCTCCGAACGGTTCAATCCTCACGATATCCGTTTGATACTGAATGACGACATCTTGATGGAAAAATATGAGGAGTTTATGCTTAGGCGTTGGCTTGTTGCAGATCCTGATTGTAGGTGGTGCCCGGCTCCGGACTGCGG ATATGCCGTGATCGCATTTGGATGTGCCAGCTGCCCCAAACTTACATGTGGACGAGAAGGCTGTGGAACTGAGTTCTGCTATCACTGTAAGCAGATTTGGCATCCAAACCAGACCTGTGATGCTGCTCGCCAGGAGAGAGCTCAAAGTCTGCGCCTCAGAACAATCCGTTCCTCGTCTATCAGTTACAGCCAGGAGTCTGGAGCAGCAG CTGATGACATAAAGCCATGCCCACGCTGTGCTGCttatataataaaaatgaatgatggAAGCTGCAATCATATGACTTGTGCTGTCTGTGGCTGTGAGTTCTGTTGGCTGTGCATGAAAGAGATCTCAGATTTACACTATTTAAG CCCATCAGGTTGCACGTTCTGGGGAAAGAAACCATGGAGTCgtaagaagaaaatactgtggCAACTAGGGACGCTTGTTGGAGCTCCTGTAGGAATCGCATTGATAGCTGGCATCGCTATTCCTGCTATGATTATTGGAATTCCAGTGTATGTGGGACGGAAG ATTCACAATCGATACGAAGGCAAAGACATTTCAAAGCACAAGCGGAACCTGGCTATAGCAGGCGGTGTAACCCTATCTGTCATTGTTTCCCCAGTTGTAGCTGCAGTAACTGTAG GTATCGGTGTTCCTATTATGCTGGCTTATGTGTATGGAGTTGTTCCCATCTCCCTCTGCCGAAGTGGAGGCTGTGGTGTTTCAGCAGGCAACGGAAAGGGTGTTAGGATAGAATTTGACGATGAAAACGATATAAATGTCGGTGGAACAAATGCAGCTGTGG ATACCACTTCAGTCGCAGAAGCACGTCACAACCCCAGCATAGGCGAAGGAAGCGTTGGCGGGCTGACTGGCAGCTTGAGTGCCAGTGGCAGCCACATGGATAGGATAGGAGCCATTCGAGACAACCTGAGTGAAACGGCTAGCACCATGGCGCTGGCTGGGGCGAGTATAACGGGCAGTCTCTCGGGAAGTGCAATGGTTAACTGCTTTAACAG GCTGGAAGTACAAGCAGATGTGCAGAAAGAACGCTACAGCCTAAGTGGAGAATCTGGCACGGTTAGCCTGGGAACAGTTAGTGATAATGCCAGTACCAAAGCAATGGCAGGATCCATTCTCAACTCCTATATCCCTTTGGACAG GGAAGGCAACAGCATGGAAGTGCAAGTGGATATTGAATCAAAGCCAGCCAAGTTCAGACACAACAGCGGAAGCAGCAGCGTTGAtgatggcagtgctgcaggtcgGAGCAACGCTGCGTGTTCATCGGCCTGCGTGCCGGAAAGTAAATCTGGTGCCACCAAGTGGTccaaagaaacaacagcaggaaagaaatgtaaagGTAAGCTGAGAAAGAAGAGTAGCATGAAGATAAATGAGACAAGAGAGGACATGGATGCTCAGCTGTTGGAACAACAAAGCACAAACTCCAGTGAATTTGACTCTCCCTCTCTTAGCGATAGTATTCCATCCGTAGCAGATTCTCACTCGAGTCATTTTTCTGAGTTCAGTTGCTCAGATATGGAAAGTATGAAAACTTCCTGTAGCCACGGTTCCAGCGACTATCATACCCGCTTTACCACAGTCAGTGTTCTCCCAGAGGTGGAAAATGATCGCTTGGAAAACTCTCCACAGGCGAGCGGAATCCCTATGCCTgttccagcagccccaggcactgaTGTTCAGCAGCTGAGTTACATTGCCGAGGAAAGCATTAATAATGGATCTTCAACGGATGTAGGCCTAGGTGTTGATGAAACtctgaaagaagcaaacaacaacCATTCACAACGTGCTGCGGAATTGAGCGCTGCTATTCAGACTGAAATTTAA